From Actinopolyspora lacussalsi, a single genomic window includes:
- a CDS encoding WXG100 family type VII secretion target (product_source=TIGR03930; cath_funfam=1.20.58.60; cog=COG4842; pfam=PF06013; smart=SM00502; superfamily=140453; tigrfam=TIGR03930) — protein MATQQTRLTQSSLAQLSNRHEEVAGQITSQQTSLASSIDMLAGANRGDMMTSLKNVHQQWDQACRDIVKNLERMAQEVNRTGRETQDQDSVTAQEIGRVQTPGLSSFMS, from the coding sequence ATGGCCACGCAACAGACGAGGCTCACGCAGTCCAGCCTGGCCCAGCTCTCCAATCGCCACGAGGAGGTGGCGGGCCAGATCACCAGTCAGCAGACGTCGCTCGCGAGCAGCATCGACATGCTGGCAGGCGCCAACCGCGGCGACATGATGACGAGCCTGAAGAACGTCCACCAGCAGTGGGACCAGGCGTGCAGGGACATCGTGAAGAACCTGGAGCGGATGGCCCAGGAGGTCAACCGCACCGGGCGCGAGACCCAGGATCAGGACTCCGTGACCGCCCAGGAGATCGGCCGGGTACAGACCCCGGGGCTGTCCAGCTTCATGTCCTGA
- a CDS encoding WXG100 family type VII secretion target (product_source=TIGR03930; cath_funfam=1.20.58.70; cog=COG4842; pfam=PF06013; smart=SM00503; superfamily=140453; tigrfam=TIGR03930), producing MADEIQYQYAALQQGVDDMQRVTQQIQQQVDELRQQTQHALQDWDSQSSENYNQLASRIRTDFEAMNQMLTRLRMATNQAQEDMSQTDRKLASNFG from the coding sequence ATGGCCGACGAGATCCAGTACCAGTACGCCGCGCTGCAGCAGGGCGTCGACGACATGCAACGGGTCACCCAGCAGATTCAGCAACAGGTCGACGAGCTGCGCCAGCAGACGCAGCACGCCCTGCAGGACTGGGACTCGCAGAGCTCGGAGAACTACAACCAGCTCGCGAGCAGGATTCGCACGGACTTCGAGGCGATGAACCAGATGCTCACCCGACTGCGGATGGCCACCAACCAGGCGCAGGAGGACATGAGTCAGACCGACCGCAAGCTGGCGAGCAACTTCGGCTGA
- a CDS encoding methyl-accepting chemotaxis protein (product_source=COG0840; cath_funfam=2.30.30.230; cog=COG0840; pfam=PF10824; smart=SM00338; superfamily=140453), translated as MSTQGSQTSLDASEVRKAGNAIGDIADDVNGFSELNDVHPKAGDFAVGSWLNQLIAARRDTLHQHCNDLQRTLREVSEQLKNIATEIEQTDRNNGEQLDKLNAELQSSVNQLRSQNPTLPMAPKGSDSQNGFV; from the coding sequence ATGAGCACCCAAGGCAGCCAGACCTCACTCGACGCGTCCGAGGTCCGCAAGGCGGGCAATGCCATCGGCGACATCGCCGACGACGTCAACGGTTTCTCCGAACTCAACGACGTGCACCCGAAGGCGGGTGACTTCGCCGTGGGCTCCTGGCTCAACCAGCTCATCGCCGCACGCCGGGACACCCTGCACCAACACTGCAACGACCTGCAGCGGACGTTGCGGGAGGTCTCCGAGCAGCTCAAGAACATCGCCACGGAGATCGAACAAACGGACCGGAACAACGGCGAACAGCTGGACAAGCTCAACGCGGAACTGCAGAGCTCCGTGAACCAGCTGCGAAGCCAGAACCCCACGCTACCGATGGCCCCGAAGGGGTCCGACTCGCAGAACGGCTTCGTCTGA